The nucleotide sequence CTGGAAAGGCCAGGGTACTGACGCgtttgctgtgttttttgtgtgtatctCCGTTTGTGTATCTAGGCTGTGAGTGGTGAAATGATGTATGTATGAGGAGCATGTGTATTTATGCTTCTAGTGCAGctgtagtttgtgtgtatgtatgaaagGGGGATGTTGCATGTATGGTTGTGGGGGGTATTCAAGGTGTGTGTTAGTCGGGGCCTGGGTGATCAGGCTGAGCTGTTTACCTTCACCAGGGGGGTGACAGCAGACACGCCCTGatcacgctctctctctgccgtgtGAGACAAAGGGCAAAGGTAGGTGTGAGACGTAATGatgaatgtacacacacatgctgtgagccgtctgtgttgtgtgttctgtgtgcgtTTTTATATGTGTGTTAATGTGAAACCAGGGTGTGTCATTGTTATCACTCTCCCGGTCTGAGGGCTCTGCGGGGAAGCTGTTTTCAGAGTCTTTGAGTTGTTTTTTGTGTGCGAGGCTGTCGGAGCATCCGGACAGCACTGACAGACTGTCTCCATGGCAACCAGGGCGCACCCATCCTGATTACATCAGTCTCATCCATCGGCTGCCAGGGCACTTTGCAGCTACTGGGAGAGAAAGGCACAGCCtccgtctgtctctttctccatcaTGGTGTGCATTAGTATCACCTCTGGGTTAGGAAGAGGGACGGGGAGAGAAAATGGTTTACCTTCCTCCTCCCTGCCTTTCCAACTGGCTGTAAttttctatggcagccatgtttatTATACTGTATTGTGTGTAAGATGGAGATGGAGTTGGTTGGTCTGCCTTTTCCTTACATGTGAATGACAGTGGGTGATTTTAAGAATGTATTTAGAATGGAGAATAGAATCTACCAAATGAAAATGTAAGactatagcctacattatctTCAATAAAATACACAGAAGGAGCCACACATAAACCTGGGGATACAATAAGTAGGTATTTTTATTCCATCACAGAGTTGTGAGCAGAATAGCTTGTGTTCACTGAGCTTTCACTATGGCCTGAAATaaggttttaggctgtgtttattAAAAGGCCTGTGTCACCATCTCTCTGACTGGGTTTGTTTAAAACATTCACTTTCTTTCCCTCTTGCCAATAAAAGTTGATACAGTCAACACACCCAAGGGTGAAATTGACCATTTGGGTGTTATTTAGTTTGAATAAGCTGTTAAAGCAAAGTACTGTACATACAGGCATGTCTACATGTTTACACAGGCTAGCTTGGGGCATGGATTAAGGCACTATCGATAACTTTAGTTGTCTAATCGGGTCAGCCTCAAACTGGTTCACTCTGCTTCTACCCAAAAATGTAGTCTAGAACATCATTGACAAACCTGAAGAATAAGAAATATTGCATCAGCTTGTTGATTTTGATGATCAGAACCAGAAATGATCCAGGCCTGTATCAGTGATCAGTGTTTGGCTGCGTGCCACGGTACTTCTTGTACGTTCTGGTTCCACTTCAGGTGTTCATGCTGGCTGGGAGGGACAGTAATAATCCCCAGGGTCTCTACAGACCAGAGAGCTTGGCAGCAAGCCTCACCCATGACTGTACACTCAGTCAGTACCTAAGTGAAATATAACCTAGgcctactactattactaatgATTTACTGTGCAGAGTACCATCCACATATTATCATTCACGTCCTTGTACTATATCAAAATGCGCCACTGAACACATTATGTTTGGTGTTAATGCATGAAATGTGGTGTCAACATAATGTCTAGACAGGCCACATTGACGTTTTAAGATTGACAGATAATGACATAATACGTGTCAATCGAAGTTGGGATTTTAAAATGATGTTAGCATTTGTatttttgaaatacatttcagaatGAAATTGTTTAAAAGCGTATAATATTGTTATTTGACTTGTTCTAAGCCCAAATATATGATTAAACTCATTGTCATTTGTGAACTACAGCTGTTTCTGTATCGTACTATATATTTTAGTCTTTGGACACATGGGGTTACTGTTTTTTACACATTTCACGAACCAAGTTATGTAAATACTTGTTGAGATAtatatacacctactcattccagggtttttctttatttttactattttctacattgtagaataacagtaaagacatcaaaactatgaaataacacatggaatcatgtagtaaccaaaaaagtgttaaacaaatcaaaatatatttgagattattcaaagtagccaccccttgccttgaatacagctttgtacactcttggcattctctcaaccaccttcatgaggaatgcttttccaacagtcttgaaggagttcccacatatgctgagcagttgttggctgcttttccttcactctgtggtccaactcatcccaaaccatctcgatttggttgtggtcgggtgattgtggaggccaggtcatctgatgcagcactccatcactctccttggtcaaatagcccttacacagcctggaggtgtgttttgggtcattgttctgttgaaaaacaaattatagtcccactaaacgcaaaccagatggaatggtgtatcgctccagaatgctgtgttagtcattctggttaagtgtgccttgaaatctaaataaatcactgacagtatcaccagaaaagcaaccccacaccatcacacctcatcctccatgctttaactttgggaaccacacatgcagagatcatccgttcacctactctgcgtctcacaaagacacggcggttggaaccaaaaatctcaaatttggactcatcagaccgaagcacagatgtctattgctcgtgtttcttggcccaagtaactctcttagtggtttctttgcagcaattcgaccatgaagacctgattcacgcagtttcctctgaacagttgatgttgtgatgtgtctgttacttgatctgaggtgcagttaactctaatgaacttatcctcttatcctcagcagaggtaactttgggttttcctttcctggggcggtcctcatgagagccagtatcaTTCATAGCTCTTGatagtttttgcaactgcaattgaagaaactttcaaagtacttgaaatgttccgtattgactgaccttcaggtcttgaagtaatgatggactgtcgtttctctttttaacaaaagttggggctcctgagtggcgcagcggtctaaggcactgcatctcagtgcaagagccatcactacagaccctggttcgatcctgggctgtatcacaaccggccgtgattgggagtcccatagggcggcgcacaaatggcccagcgtcgtccgggttaggggagggtttggccgggataggccatcattgtcaaataagaatttgttcttaactgacttgcctagttaactaaaggttaaataaaaaaacaaggcacacctgttaatcatgaagctggttgggtgaatgccaagagtgtgcaaagttgtcatcaactTTTGGCTACTTTGGCTACtaactcttttggttactacatgattccatatgttatttcatagttttgatgtcttcactattattctacattgtagaaaatagtacaaataaagaaaaatccacaaatgagtaggtgtgtccaaacttttgactggtacggtatatGAAAACAATATTGAAAGAAatccacactctctcacacatacaccccTAAAGTACATGCAGTATTTGCAAATCCATTGCAAGTCAATGGAGACTGGAGGGATAAGCATTTAACATTTTCTCCTCAGAACTTAAACATGTTCAgatcttaatgtttggtatatagATTGTCTGGACCAATATATAAAaatgccccccccctctctcacacacacccctagGGTATATGCAGTATCGGCACATTTATGGAGTCAGTTTATCAGTTTTTTTCTCTGTCAGATCTTAAACATCTGGaccgctgagtgtacaaaacattaggaacaccttcctaatattaagttgcaccctcttgcactcagaacagcctcacttcatcggggcatggactctacaaggtgtcgaaaacattccacagggatgctggcccatgttgactccaatgcttcccacagttgtgtcaagttggctggatgtgttttgggtggtggaccattcttgatacacacatgggaaactgttgagtgtgaaaaacccagcagcgttgcagttcttgacacatccggtgcgcctggcacctaataccataccctgttcaaaggcacttaaatattttgtcttgcccatttaccctctgaattgcacatatacacaatccatgtttcaaggcttaaagatccttctttaacttgtctcctcccttcatctaccctgatttgaagtggatttaacaggtgacatcaataagggatcatagctttcacctggattcacctggtcagtctttcatggaaagagcacgtattcataatgatttgtacactcagtgtatataaaaacaaTATCTAAAGCAATCCACACGCACTCACACGCGGGTGTGCATTGATGTCTGTGGTATGTGTGTACACAGGTGTgcttgtgagagagggagagaaagagggagaatgcTGTAGCAGGCCTCACTCGCCATTGACTTGCATTCAATTTGCTTATGCTGTATAATATACTctaggagtgagtgtgtgtgtggatttattTATATATTGGTCCTGACTATCTACCAAACATTAAGATCTGAACATGTTTAAAGATCTGAGAAATAGGGAACTTACTGTAAAATGACTCACTCTTCAGTCTCCATTGACTTGCGTTGGATTTGCTTACactgcatgtggtgtgtgtggatttCTTTAgatattgttttatatatattattctgATCTGATCACTTTAACATGTGTTCCCTGGACTTGGTTCATGAAATGCGTAAAAACACCATGTGTCCAAAGACTAAATGTAGTACAATATCAAAAACTCACATTGTAGACAAACACTTTGGccgatttattattatatttttcagATTTGTCCATTAGAAAGCTCAGAGAACGTATTTACTAAAGGAAATGATCTGTTATGGACATGAATGGGTTAATAAAAGGGCATTGAACATATTATTTGAAGCGGTCTCGTTCACCAGTAGCTTAGGTTTTGTTTAAAAATAGATGTTGATAAGCAGATAATTTCTCGGACGAAGGTATTTTTTCAGTGAATAAAAAAACCACATTGTCTCTTGTTCCAGACTTTTGCATGATTCCTAATGTGAGTCATGATCTGACATTTTTAAACCTAATTCAGCCATCAGACTCCATTTACCCTTTTTATAGTGGGATTTAAACCTGGTCATATTCTATCAGCTACGTTTCGAAACCCATTCACACCATGACCATGACGTACAGTCTTGTTTTAACTAATGCCTGCCTCCATGTTTAAACGGCCCCTTGTCCTGTTGTGTTGAACTATAAAGGGAGTGACTGGGTATGTGTTGGTGAAGACAAAGTTCGTGTCCCTCATTCCCTAGATTCAGACAAATCAAGTGAATCTGATTCTGTTTTCCAGGAAGTGCTTTCACGATCCGCCCGCccgccctccctccatctctctccttccttgcttcccccctcctctctctctctgtgagtggaGGGGGAGAAAATGGAGCACTGTAGCTATGGTAACTGCATCAGACAGGCGCTCAACAGATCCTCACAGAGAGAGCTGAAGCATTTTAATAGAGCAGTATATTTCAGGTAGCATCTTTCATCCTCAGTATACAGTCCTATAACACCTTCACAGACCTTGCAGATCTGCTGCGATGCCCACTCACAAGATGCTACACTGCCAATGAAGTCACATACTGTGGGCTATTGATAAGATAATAAGTAAATGATCGGAAAGAACTCCATCTTCTTGCATGGTGGAGGGAGATACCCATCCACCATTTTGAATCGGATACAGTCTCCTTATTTTGGTCCTTGCTTGGCAGTCTTTGTCATTTGTCAGTGGGGCTGTGCTTTAAAACCAGGGTATGaaagagctcagagagagagagagagagagagagagagagtgtgtgtgtgtgtgtgtgtgtgtgtgtgtgtgtgtgtgtgtgtgtgtgttggattgcAGCTCGGCTCTCTGGCAACCGCTCCCCTTAACGCCCACCCTCCTGCCTAGACCAAGGATGATTAGCCTGCGTGCTTGTGGCCCCTCCCCTCCCCGGCTGAGAGGAGGGGGGGTAGTCCCCCTTCAGTGCTCTCCTTTTGTCTGTGGATAAAGCAGCTGCCTCTTTCCCTGTTCAGCCATGGGAGCCGCAGGTCAGTACACACACTTCCACCGCACTAGCTAAAGCTTTTCTCTCTGTGCAATCTGTAGATTAGATCACAAGGCACATGAGGCACATTTGCTGCTGTTTGTCAAGTCTCTCCGGCGTTGctgtcctgcctgtctgtcttacAGCTGCTTTGCTTGgtgcgtgtgtgaatgtgtgtgtgtttttgttgttgagcatCTCCATTACAAGCAATACTGTAGATAAATGGAAAATCATAGAGAGTGGGTTAGTGACTAGTGATATTGGTACTTGGTTTAAAGGGAGTGGCACTCAGTCAGATATATAGAGGTAATCCAGCCTGATTGATTAGAGTTATTGATTACAGGGACAGAGGTCAGTCAGTATTGGTTATTGAGGGCAGCTCAGTCTTGCTGACTTGGGCAGATGATTATGGGGAAATGGCAGAACGTGCCTAGCATTGCACCTGTCACCCACAGAGAGGCGGTAAAACGAGTGTCTTTCAGCACCCTGTTTTAGAACGCCTTTTTTTCATCCATAGATGCCTATGGTAGAAAATAAAGATGGCCGTCATTTCTGTGCTGTTCACAGCTCCACGGCTAAAATTAGTCCATGCGGGCAAGCAGGCAGGAGGGCTTAGGGAGGAAGACACCCAGGAGACCCAGCAGTGTTTTACTCCTCTCTAGAACAGGAGCACAAACTCTCTGGAACTGACTTTTTCTCCTCGTAAAACAGAGGGCTTGCAGGTGTGACATCAACAGCTGGCTGCTGGATTTACACTAAGCCACAGTCACTGGATGTGGAGGAGACAGCTCACTAATGTGGGTGAACCAGCCACTGTTCTCATGGAAACAAGCCTGTGTTAACAGCCAACATAGGAGAGGGTTGTATGGGTCACCTGAGTTGAGCTGGAATCCAGGGGTGATAAACCTGTCATCTTTGTTGGGGGCTGAAAACGGATGCCCTAAAAAACAGAGATAGCAGGACATGGCACCAGTCTTTTAAGACATAATTCAATTGGATGTATGAAATAGTATACATTTAAAGAAAGCTTATTTAGGTTGCCAACTAGGCTGCAtccccttatttaactaggctgtaTCCCCTAATTTAACTAGGCTGTATCCCCTAATTTAACTAGGCTGTATCCCCTAATTTAACTAGGCTGTATCCCCTAATTTAACTAGGCTGTAtccccttatttaactaggctgtaTCCCCTAATTTAACTAGGCTGTATCCCCTAATTTAACTAGGCTGTATCcccttatttaactaggttgTATCTCCTTTGGGTGTTTACTAGTGTGGCTTATGATGTAGCCTAGTTTGTTCATTCTTATGGTCCCAAATGGACCTCTCATCTGTTACTGTGCTCTAATTCTGACCGTAGAGCTGTAGAATGACCAGGTCACTTTAAGCTGTTATCTCTGGACACTATCTGGATCTATTTATGCCACTGGCTCCACAGGCCCCCAGGTCAATGATTAACCCAGCTCTGTGAATGGCTAGTACAGTTGTACTACTGGGGAACCAGGTTGTGTTAGGGTACTGCAGGGTCGCttgtgtgtgtgaccaggccGAGTGCTGACCACTACTACTGATAATCACACGTCACTGGCAGATAGAGTGCCACCACCGGTGTGTGGCAACATAAATTGAGTGACACTTGTTCAACAAGTAGTAGTCAGCTCGCTATTATCAGTGGCAAAGGTCATTCTATATATAGGGGAAAAGAAGCCGGATAGAAAAGTTTTCACTTACACGCATTCACACCTACGTTTATGAATCCACAGCTGAATCAAACGCAATAATAATATAGGTTAGAGCAAAATCCCACACGTCAGGGGTCTCTGAGGACTTCTGGCTGCTATGGGCTTCCAGTTATTTGACCTAAATGCCTGGGACACACGGGATTACGGCACTGTAAGTGATATCACAACGTAGACAGGAACACTGTAAATTGAGCACCGAAGTCATTCTATCACTGTAATGCTGAGGTGACCGATGGTTGGGTCATACTGTGTCATGCTGGGGTGACCTTACGGTTAGGTCATCATACTGTCACTGTAATACTGGGCCTAACTCTGGATCCTAActgctctcctgtctctgtcctcccccAGCCATTGACCTGCTCTACTGGAGAAACGTGAAGCAGTCTGGAGCTGTGTTCGGCAGCGTGCTCCTGCTGCTCTTCTCGCTGACCCAGTTCAGTGTGGTCAGTGTGGGAGCCTACTTAGCCCTGGCCGCCCTCTCTGCCAGCATCAGCTTCAGGATCTACAAGTCTGTGCTTCAGGCTGTGCAGAAGACTGATGAAGGACACCCGTtcaagtgagtgagagaggataGAAGATGATAGAGGTTTTCTCAGCACATAAAAAAGCTGCCATTTACATTAACAAATCAGTTTTACAAAGTCACTTTAGCCTAGACACCAACAGTCTCTTGTACTTTTTCCCTGACAGATCCTATCTGGAAGTGGAGATCTCTCTGTCCCAGGATCAGATTGGTAATTATGCTGACAAGGCTCTGCTCTACGCCAACACCTGTATGAAGGAGCTCCGTAGGCTGTTCCTGGTCCAGGACCTCATCGACTCACTGAAGGTcagcctctctctcatctcttggcTTTTACAAGAATGACATGGACACAAACACCTTACCAACACTCCACTTTTTAATGTCTGTAATCTCACTACTATTTCTACTGTCAAAAGTCATCAATGGACACGTTAAAACCtaaaatatttaattatttttgtattttataccTTCTGTCAATCATCAAATACACATACCATAAATTGTGGGGTTGGGCTTGTTTGGTGAAGTAGTGCCAAGAGTTAAGTGTTTTTACATTGTGTTGCAGTTTGCTGTGCTGATGTGGCTGCTGACCTATGTGGGCGCACTCTTCAATGGCCTGACACTGCTTATTCTAGGTGAGGATCCACCAATGACTAGCTACTGTTCTAATCAGCTCTGCACCCCTTTACTGCCTTCCCACCATGTTGAGCCTGACATACAGCTCATATTTTGTCTCTTCTAACATCAAAATGAAATATAATGCATCATATTGGAACCTCTCAATCTACAAGATCACAAAGCCAGTCTGTATGAGTTTTTACTATAATCAGGGGAGTGGGCTGTAATAAGCACGCTGCACAGTACCCCATTGTCAGTAAATGATTAAcccaacacagagagaacacacgaCCTCCTGACAAGATCACAACATATGGTTCTTCATGGAACCAGAGTTTTACTGCAATCTGTATCAATTAAGTTCTTTATCAAAGTGGATTACTCCCTTCTGCCCTTTTTAGCAAAAACAATTGATTTTAATCTTAGATTAAAGTTCAGTCAGCTTCACTTCCCAAAAAGATCCATGTGATGAAATTCCAAAGGTTATTTATGAAGGGCTTTGTTCAAAGGTTTCATTCACAACTGAAGACATAAAGTAtctcatatgtgttatttttctattaaCCTAGTGTAGATAAGTCTCTGAGCTGGAGTGGGGCTCTGTGGACACAATGTGTGCATATTTGAGTATATTCCCAGGGGGTGACGAGGTCAAACTGCTTTAACAcgccgtctctccctctctcttcccctacaGCCGTGGTGTCCATGTTTAGCATGCCCATTGTCTATGAGAAACACCAGGTAAGAATTTACCCTCACTCTCTCGAATGCATTTTTGTTAActcacaaaaacattttttattgaatCTAAATTGTTTTCTGTCTCAGGCACAGATTGACCAATATGTTGGACTAATACGGACCCAAGTGAACTCCGTAGTGGGGAAGTAAGTGGTTATGACCTTTTCTACTCAAGAATGAACATGGTAGTTTCTGGAACATCCACCTAAGAAATAGATTCTAATGATCATCTTGATACAAACTAGAAAAGGTTCATGACTACACTGACATAAATCAGTACTGTATCCGAGTTGACCTCATGTTTTGTCGCAACAGGATCCAGGCGAAGATCCCCGGGGCCAAGCGAAAGGAAGAGTAGACGCGAGTCTAGCTAACAGCGAGGTCCAGCTCAGACAGCTTGATCATTGTTGGAGAGCCTTGTCATTATCTGTGGGGTAGTACTATTTCATCTAGGTGTTCTCTAAAACCAACCACTGAAGAAGCCCTGACCCCAAAACTGTCTAGAACGGTTAACACGAAGTAAAATCACTCATGTTCAAGATCTTATGTCTAGGTAGACAAGTACACAATTCTGAACAACAAAAAGAACCAGCctttttttcttttgtgttgCTTGTTATTAAGTGCATGACGTCAAGCCTTGAGTAaatatttgatatattttgtgCAGTTTTTCATGCTACATTTTTTTGCTGTGCTTACAACAAACTAAGATTTGGCACAAAAAAAGAGATATGCCTACAGAAATGCTCTGCTGCCAATGTTAAATACCGCTTCATGTTCGAGTTTGCTGGTGGGGCTTCTCAGTAtgacaatatatataaaataatttcctTTTGGTGTTTTCAAGCACAAAATAATTTGACAATGTGTTTTAGATGTGGTAATTGTAGGGTTTTTGCTTTTGTATAACTATAAGGAACTATACACAAGCTGGTGTTTTAGGTACCGTTGTTTGACTACTATGAAGACAAGGAATATCTGATATTTAATTTGTTTGAATTAACTGTCCAACTATACTCAATGTAGATGTTAGACCCTGGACTAACTATTTGCACTTACAGTATGTATTTCATTACAgaataagaaaaataaatgttcctTGATGTATTATGTTATAGTTTTTCAGACGCTTTACTGAAAATGGGGTCCAAGACAAAAATGTTTAATTTGACTAGGACAGTCTAGTCTTGTTAGAAATAAGAGGACATATGAGGTGTTCATGTTTCGTAGGGTACATGGTGCATACAACACTTGGAAAATCTCCAAAGGGATTTGAAATGACATTCTATAAATACACGTTGATTCCTTCTGGCACAGAAGACCCTTTCATGCCTGCATGCGCATGTCAGTATGCTGAGGTGACAAATTTAACTTGGCTGTTAGGAATAGTCCGTCAGAGTAACCTGAGTTTGAATGGAGACCGACAGTGACAGACAAGTCTCATCTGTTGTAAGCACTCAAATGTGTATTTTTGTAAGTACAGTACCAAACTGAAACCAGCACCATACCTTCAGACTAAATCAGATTAATTTATTGTTTTAAATatcactaattatcaaaatagaAAAGGATAGGTGTTTGGAAAGAATAATTACACCAGCACAGCAATAGAAAAGCTGAACAACATAACACAGGACAGAGAAGCATGGCAGGACCTTAAGTAAAATAAGTCATAACaattgcaaaaaaaagaaaagtgaaaTAAGAATTATCAAAAGAGATTGTCCCTCCTGAGGGTTACCATAAGCAAGAATCTTGTAAAACATAATAGTAGTGGAGGTGAAAACAGGACAGCATGCTGTGCTTCTGGTTGCTGCTTTAGAATGGTCTCACATGTTGAGCAGTGTGACGGGGTGTAGCTGGAACAGGACCCCTTTGCTCTTTCCATCTTCCTTTTGGACAATCTCCATCTTCTGACTGGGATCCACCTGTACACACCATACAAGCTCAACATGAATTGTTTTAACACTAGAAATTATGATTAAGTATGGACCTTATGCTCTATAAAAGCTCAGGACATAATTGATTGAAGTGGGGAAAACTAACATTACACCATGAATTCAAGCCATACCTGGTTCCATTGCTTTGGTTCCTCATGGTACACAGGAACAAGGTCTTCTCGAGGGGGTGACTTTGTAAACAGACTGACGAGGCGTTCGCGGCAGTCCTCCTGCAGGGTGTTGATCCTGTCAGGCCCCAGGTGCAGAGGACCGTTGGACCCCTCACACACCAGACGGTTAATGGCACCACGCAACGCATTGATCTgatccaacacaaaacacactgatTATATGAGGAAAAGTTTTAAAACACGATACATATGGATATGAAGGGTCTATGAGGAACTATATGGATGTTCGCTACCTCGGTGATGTCCTCTACATCGAATTTGA is from Salvelinus sp. IW2-2015 linkage group LG9, ASM291031v2, whole genome shotgun sequence and encodes:
- the LOC111968671 gene encoding reticulon-1-A isoform X3 — encoded protein: MGAAAIDLLYWRNVKQSGAVFGSVLLLLFSLTQFSVVSVGAYLALAALSASISFRIYKSVLQAVQKTDEGHPFKSYLEVEISLSQDQIGNYADKALLYANTCMKELRRLFLVQDLIDSLKFAVLMWLLTYVGALFNGLTLLILAVVSMFSMPIVYEKHQAQIDQYVGLIRTQVNSVVGKIQAKIPGAKRKEE
- the LOC111968671 gene encoding reticulon-1-A isoform X2, which codes for MQSTADGTKKECSWSSWKGQAIDLLYWRNVKQSGAVFGSVLLLLFSLTQFSVVSVGAYLALAALSASISFRIYKSVLQAVQKTDEGHPFKSYLEVEISLSQDQIGNYADKALLYANTCMKELRRLFLVQDLIDSLKFAVLMWLLTYVGALFNGLTLLILAVVSMFSMPIVYEKHQAQIDQYVGLIRTQVNSVVGKIQAKIPGAKRKEE